A DNA window from Arachis hypogaea cultivar Tifrunner chromosome 18, arahy.Tifrunner.gnm2.J5K5, whole genome shotgun sequence contains the following coding sequences:
- the LOC112772941 gene encoding DNA repair protein RAD51 homolog 2 isoform X3 has product MANKLIKQMGLPNSIANIFTARNIITAKDALSLTEFELMEQLDVGMAEVKSAMAHISEVVCPPCQTALLLMEQRVRDERSAGHLPTRLRGLDEALCGGIPFGVVTELVGPAGIGKTQFCLKLSLLASLPENCGGLDGRVIYIDVESKFSSTRLIQIGIENFPEIFLKKGMAQEMAGRIVILRPTSLSEFTESLHHVQVSLLQKQVKLLIIDSMAALVLGEHDCGASRQQALGWHVSFIKSLAEFSRIPIVVTNQVRSQIGDEPLTFSFQVRSHSIKKEDRAAYDSHLVAALGINWAHAVTIRLVLEARSGLVLLDDDGIEMKGSEINTIHCQGQKALFNSEW; this is encoded by the exons ATGGCGAACAAGCTCATCAAGCAGATGGGATTGCCAAATTCCATTGCTAACATCTTCACTGCTCGCAACATCATCACCGCcaag GATGCATTGTCTCTGACTGAATTTGAGTTGATGGAACAATTGGACGTTGGGATGGCAGAAGTAAAATCTGCAATGGCACATATCAGTGAAGTTGTTTGTCCGCCTTGTCAAACT GCATTGCTTCTGATGGAGCAGCGAGTGCGCGATGAGAGATCGGCCGGTCATCTTCCAACTCGTTTGAGAGGATTAGATGAGGCCTTGTGTGGCGGCATACCCTTTGGTGTTGTGACAGAGTTGGTTGGTCCTGCTGGAATTGGCAAAACGCAG TTTTGCTTGAAGCTCTCCCTGCTGGCATCTTTGCCGGAAAATTGTGGAGGCTTAGATGGGCGTGTCATATATATTGATGTTGAATCCAAATTTAGTTCAACAAG GTTGATACAGATTGGAATAGAGAATTTTCCTGAAATATTTCTCAAGAAAGGAATGGCACAGGAG ATGGCTGGTAGAATCGTTATTCTGCGTCCCACATCACTTTCTGAGTTCACTGAGAG TTTGCACCATGTCCAAGTATCACTCCTCCAGAAACAAGTGAAGTTGCTCATCATTGATAGCATGGCTGCCCTTGTTTTAGG TGAGCATGATTGTGGAGCTTCTAGACAACAAGCATTGGGTTGGCATGTTTCTTTTATCAA GTCACTTGCAGAATTTTCACGAATTCCAATagtagtgacaaatcaagtaagATCTCAAATTGGTGATGAACCTCTTACGTTTTCCTTTCAAG TACGAAGCCACTCTATAAAAAAAGAAGATCGTGCTGCATATGATTCTCATCTTGTTGCTGCTCTGGGCATTAACTGGGCTCATGCTGTGACCATCCGTCTTGTACTTGAGGCCAGATCAG GGTTGGTTCTTCTGGATGATGATGGGATAGAGATGAAAGGATCAGAAATAAACACTATCCACTGCCAAG GCCAAAAAGCTTTGTTCAATTCTGAATGG TGA
- the LOC112772941 gene encoding DNA repair protein RAD51 homolog 2 isoform X2, producing the protein MANKLIKQMGLPNSIANIFTARNIITAKDALSLTEFELMEQLDVGMAEVKSAMAHISEVVCPPCQTALLLMEQRVRDERSAGHLPTRLRGLDEALCGGIPFGVVTELVGPAGIGKTQFCLKLSLLASLPENCGGLDGRVIYIDVESKFSSTRLIQIGIENFPEIFLKKGMAQEMAGRIVILRPTSLSEFTESLHHVQVSLLQKQVKLLIIDSMAALVLGEHDCGASRQQALGWHVSFIKIFTNSNSSDKSIRSHSIKKEDRAAYDSHLVAALGINWAHAVTIRLVLEARSGQRFIKLAKSPISPPLAFPFNITSSGLVLLDDDGIEMKGSEINTIHCQGQKALFNSEW; encoded by the exons ATGGCGAACAAGCTCATCAAGCAGATGGGATTGCCAAATTCCATTGCTAACATCTTCACTGCTCGCAACATCATCACCGCcaag GATGCATTGTCTCTGACTGAATTTGAGTTGATGGAACAATTGGACGTTGGGATGGCAGAAGTAAAATCTGCAATGGCACATATCAGTGAAGTTGTTTGTCCGCCTTGTCAAACT GCATTGCTTCTGATGGAGCAGCGAGTGCGCGATGAGAGATCGGCCGGTCATCTTCCAACTCGTTTGAGAGGATTAGATGAGGCCTTGTGTGGCGGCATACCCTTTGGTGTTGTGACAGAGTTGGTTGGTCCTGCTGGAATTGGCAAAACGCAG TTTTGCTTGAAGCTCTCCCTGCTGGCATCTTTGCCGGAAAATTGTGGAGGCTTAGATGGGCGTGTCATATATATTGATGTTGAATCCAAATTTAGTTCAACAAG GTTGATACAGATTGGAATAGAGAATTTTCCTGAAATATTTCTCAAGAAAGGAATGGCACAGGAG ATGGCTGGTAGAATCGTTATTCTGCGTCCCACATCACTTTCTGAGTTCACTGAGAG TTTGCACCATGTCCAAGTATCACTCCTCCAGAAACAAGTGAAGTTGCTCATCATTGATAGCATGGCTGCCCTTGTTTTAGG TGAGCATGATTGTGGAGCTTCTAGACAACAAGCATTGGGTTGGCATGTTTCTTTTATCAA AATTTTCACGAATTCCAATagtagtgacaaatcaa TACGAAGCCACTCTATAAAAAAAGAAGATCGTGCTGCATATGATTCTCATCTTGTTGCTGCTCTGGGCATTAACTGGGCTCATGCTGTGACCATCCGTCTTGTACTTGAGGCCAGATCAG GTCAAAGATTTATCAAGTTAGCAAAATCTCCGATTTCTCCTCCTTTGGCTTTCCCTTTTAACATAACTTCATCAGGGTTGGTTCTTCTGGATGATGATGGGATAGAGATGAAAGGATCAGAAATAAACACTATCCACTGCCAAG GCCAAAAAGCTTTGTTCAATTCTGAATGG TGA
- the LOC112772941 gene encoding DNA repair protein RAD51 homolog 2 isoform X1, whose product MANKLIKQMGLPNSIANIFTARNIITAKDALSLTEFELMEQLDVGMAEVKSAMAHISEVVCPPCQTALLLMEQRVRDERSAGHLPTRLRGLDEALCGGIPFGVVTELVGPAGIGKTQFCLKLSLLASLPENCGGLDGRVIYIDVESKFSSTRLIQIGIENFPEIFLKKGMAQEMAGRIVILRPTSLSEFTESLHHVQVSLLQKQVKLLIIDSMAALVLGEHDCGASRQQALGWHVSFIKSLAEFSRIPIVVTNQVRSQIGDEPLTFSFQVRSHSIKKEDRAAYDSHLVAALGINWAHAVTIRLVLEARSGQRFIKLAKSPISPPLAFPFNITSSGLVLLDDDGIEMKGSEINTIHCQGQKALFNSEW is encoded by the exons ATGGCGAACAAGCTCATCAAGCAGATGGGATTGCCAAATTCCATTGCTAACATCTTCACTGCTCGCAACATCATCACCGCcaag GATGCATTGTCTCTGACTGAATTTGAGTTGATGGAACAATTGGACGTTGGGATGGCAGAAGTAAAATCTGCAATGGCACATATCAGTGAAGTTGTTTGTCCGCCTTGTCAAACT GCATTGCTTCTGATGGAGCAGCGAGTGCGCGATGAGAGATCGGCCGGTCATCTTCCAACTCGTTTGAGAGGATTAGATGAGGCCTTGTGTGGCGGCATACCCTTTGGTGTTGTGACAGAGTTGGTTGGTCCTGCTGGAATTGGCAAAACGCAG TTTTGCTTGAAGCTCTCCCTGCTGGCATCTTTGCCGGAAAATTGTGGAGGCTTAGATGGGCGTGTCATATATATTGATGTTGAATCCAAATTTAGTTCAACAAG GTTGATACAGATTGGAATAGAGAATTTTCCTGAAATATTTCTCAAGAAAGGAATGGCACAGGAG ATGGCTGGTAGAATCGTTATTCTGCGTCCCACATCACTTTCTGAGTTCACTGAGAG TTTGCACCATGTCCAAGTATCACTCCTCCAGAAACAAGTGAAGTTGCTCATCATTGATAGCATGGCTGCCCTTGTTTTAGG TGAGCATGATTGTGGAGCTTCTAGACAACAAGCATTGGGTTGGCATGTTTCTTTTATCAA GTCACTTGCAGAATTTTCACGAATTCCAATagtagtgacaaatcaagtaagATCTCAAATTGGTGATGAACCTCTTACGTTTTCCTTTCAAG TACGAAGCCACTCTATAAAAAAAGAAGATCGTGCTGCATATGATTCTCATCTTGTTGCTGCTCTGGGCATTAACTGGGCTCATGCTGTGACCATCCGTCTTGTACTTGAGGCCAGATCAG GTCAAAGATTTATCAAGTTAGCAAAATCTCCGATTTCTCCTCCTTTGGCTTTCCCTTTTAACATAACTTCATCAGGGTTGGTTCTTCTGGATGATGATGGGATAGAGATGAAAGGATCAGAAATAAACACTATCCACTGCCAAG GCCAAAAAGCTTTGTTCAATTCTGAATGG TGA